The Variovorax paradoxus DNA window GACAAACCTTCGACTTCACGTACACGACCAAGAACGAATACGCCGACCGCGTCGAAGAAGCCACGACAACGACGTCCTACACCTACGTGGGTCGCGAGACCCTCCAGAGTGCTGTGGGAACCTTCGCGGCCTGCAAGTTCACCTCGCATGGGGTGAACACTGTCGTCACCCCCGCGCCCATGACACAGACCTTCGACCTGGTCATCTGGGTCGCCGCGGAGGGCCCGTACCGGGGATTTGCGCTGCGCACGGAGGCTGTGGGCCAGTACCCGAATGCACCCACGACCCGCCAAGTGGTGCAGCCCACCAAGATCAGCGTTTTCGATATCAAGTGAGTTCTTGCGGGCTGCTGCGATCCGGACAACCGGCGTTGGCATTGGCGCAGGAAGTGACTTTAGACACTGTAGTGTCGTCTTCGCTTCCCCTAGATTGACACAGGGCCGGATCCCGGCCCTTCGACACTCAACAGGGAAAATCGTATGAAGAAGAATCCATGGGCGATCGGTACGGTAGCCGTTGCCGTCGCGACGGTAGTGGTGGCATGTGGCGGGGGCGGCGGAGGTGGGGGCGGATTTCCAGCCCTCCCCGTCACACCTGCTCCGACGCCTGATGCACCACCACCTCCACCTCCTCCGCCGCCCCCTCCGCCTGCACCCGCGCCCTCGCCCGCGCCCTCCCCCACCAGTTCCGCGCCCTGCTTCAACGAAGGGTTCCTCCGCACGGGAACGACCATGGATTTCGAACTCACCCTCAGCGGGGATGGCGCCACGCCGCCTCGGCGCACCGTGAGCACTGTCACGGGACCCAAGGAGTTCAATGGTGCGGCGACCATGGAAACGAAGGTAGATTTCTATGGGGACGACGGCAGCTACGCAGCAACCAACATGGGCTACAACGCCTTTGTGGGCGGCTTCCTGGTGAGCTACGGCATGACCGGGAGCAACGTCCGCCAGACGATGAGCCCGCCGCGTCGGCAACCGGTCGCCATGGAGCCCGGACAGACCTTCGATTTCACGTACACGACCCGGAACGAATACGCCGACCGTGTCGAAGAAGGCACGACGACGACGGCCTACACCTACGTGGGCCGCGAGACTCTCCAGAGCGCTGTGGGAACCTTCGCGGTCTGCAAGTTCACCACCCATCAGGTGGACACTCCCATCACCTCCTCGCCCACGACGCAGACCTTCGACAAGATCAGCTGGGTCGCCGCGGAAGGCCCGTACCGTGGGTTTGAACTGCGCACGGAGGTCGTGGGCCAGTACCCGAATGCACCCACGATCCGCCAGGTGCTGCAGCCCACCAAGATCAGCGTGTTCGACATCAAGTGAGATCCTGCGGGCTGCTGCGATCCGGGCAACCGGCGTTGGCATCGGCGCCAAGAAGTGACTTTAGACACTGTGGGCAATCCTGCTTTCCCTCTAGATTTGCGCGGGGGCTGATCTCGGCCCTTTCGCAACCAACGGGGGAGGATCGCATGAAGAAGTCCACGGGCAAGCCACGCCAGCAGTCCGCTCTTTCAAACTCGGCCATGGCCACGGCAGTGGCGGCGCTCATGGCTCTGGCGCTCACCGGCTGCCAGAACATGCCCAGCCTCGACATGCAAATGGGCAGCCAGTCCGCCAAGACGGTCGCCACGGGCAGCGCCGCGGGCTCGGCCACGTCCGGTGAGAGCAGCGCCCTCGAGCGCTGCGATTCGCCGCTGGGCACCGTCTCGCTGATCGAGAACGTCGATGCAGGCTGGTACACCGTGCTCACCGGCGAATACAAGCTGCCGCCCACGGCCAACCTGCTGCGCCTGCTGGTGCAGCAGTCGAACTGCTTCGTGGTGATCGAGCGCGGCGCCTCGGGCATGAACGCCATGACGCGCGAGCGCGCGCTCATGCAGTCGGGCGAAATGCGCGGCGGCAGCAACTTCGGCCGCGGCCAGATGGTGGCTTCCGACTACGGCCTTTCGCCCGAGATCGTGTTCAGCAACAACGA harbors:
- a CDS encoding peptidoglycan-binding protein, which codes for MKKSTGKPRQQSALSNSAMATAVAALMALALTGCQNMPSLDMQMGSQSAKTVATGSAAGSATSGESSALERCDSPLGTVSLIENVDAGWYTVLTGEYKLPPTANLLRLLVQQSNCFVVIERGASGMNAMTRERALMQSGEMRGGSNFGRGQMVASDYGLSPEIVFSNNDAGGLGGTIGGLVGGGRGRAIASLGASLQTKEAAALLTLIDNRSGVQVAASEGSASKTDFAGLGELSGLRGGGNIGGYTRTPQGKLIAAAFMDAFNQMVRSLRSYKAQTVRGQGLGGGGRLGVDGGAAPSQTSAQPASGRRRK